The Solanum pennellii chromosome 11, SPENNV200 genome contains a region encoding:
- the LOC107002969 gene encoding protein-tyrosine-phosphatase PTP1-like, which yields MAAAGNPLSSAVTLTEPPPTAPGTANKPLDFSADSVLQRIVLSPDQRSHCLEALKAFKQKRCHSPDKIASEFSTLQENRLKASEMKSRCLVALDSTNISKNRYTDVIPFDNNRVVLDPCKDYRPSAKGYINASFIEISEGVSRFVATQGPLAHTFEDFWEMIIQQRCPVIVMLTRLVDNYKMVKCGDYFQAEDGPRTFGNICIVTKYITSDASLVLRTLEVNYIESEEPPLCVLHIQYPEWPDHGVPRDTLAVREILKRTYNVPLGLGPIVVHCSAGIGRTGTYCTIHNTIQRILGGDMSALDIVNTVANFRSQRIGMVQTMDQYLFCYDAIIDELEDLVSDDNGEKNL from the exons ATGGCTGCCGCCGGTAATCCGTTATCCTCCGCTGTCACTTTGACAGAGCCGCCACCTACTGCTCCTGGTACTGCTAATAAACCTTTGGATTTCTCTGCTGATTCAGTTCTACAGAGAATCGTACTGTCGCCTGATCAGCGTAGTCACTGTTTGGAAGCACTTAAAGCATTTAAGCAGAAAAGGTGTCACTCTCCGGACAAAATTGCCTCAGAGTTCTCCACTTTGCAg GAAAATAGGCTGAAAGCTTCAGAAATGAAGAGTAGATGCTTGGTGgctttggacagcacaaacaTCAGCAAGAATCGTTATACTGATGTCATCCCAT TTGACAATAACAGGGTTGTTTTGGACCCATGTAAAGACTACAGACCGTCAGCTAAGGGATATATCAATGCAAGCTTTATAGAG ATATCTGAAGGGGTGTCTCGGTTTGTTGCAACACAAGGTCCACTAGCACACACCTTTGAAGACTTCTGGGAAATGATAATCCAGCAACGCTGTCCTGTGATTGTGATGCTTACACGATTGGTTGACAATTACAAG ATGGTGAAGTGTGGGGACTACTTTCAGGCAGAGGATGGGCCTAGAACATTTGGCAATATATGTATTGTGACAAAATATATAACGAGTGATGCCTCCTTAGTATTGCGAACTCTGGAGGTGAACTATATTGAG TCAGAAGAACCACCTTTGTGTGTTTTACACATTCAGTATCCTGAATGGCCTGACCATGGAgttcccagagacacacttgcTGTTCGTGAGATTCTGAAACGGACGTACAATGTGCCTCTTGGTCTTGGACCAATTGTAGTACACTGCAG TGCTGGTATCGGTAGGACTGGAACATATTGCACAATCCATAATACCATCCAGAGAATACTGGGTGGAGATATGTCTGCTCTTGACATCGTTAATACAGTAGCCAATTTTAGGTCTCAGCGAATTGGGATGGTCCAGACCATG GATCAATACCTTTTCTGCTATGATGCCATTATTGATGAACTGGAAGACCTAGTTTCAGATGACAATGGAGAGAAGAATCTGTAG